One Papaver somniferum cultivar HN1 chromosome 10, ASM357369v1, whole genome shotgun sequence genomic window carries:
- the LOC113316082 gene encoding uncharacterized protein LOC113316082, which produces MEKMRKEIQGLKIGRAGARLEEVLQEATTSPLSFRILREPIPAKCSVPTFQAYNGTSDPAAHLRYFPASLTGSALAWYDNLLAHSIDSFEQLSMVFLETCMYNKSTKAGLDMLFALVIGPRETMMQYTDRWQKTCQAIRKVIHEININFYKYRLDRTSAIFVELHNRALDSKGELRVIQDRYIRLEEIQKDNPRAQTKATTTPQ; this is translated from the exons atggagaaaatgcggaaagaaatacaaGGATTGAAAATTGGCCGCGCAGGAGCAAGGCTAGAAGAAGTACTCCAGgaagcgacaacatctccgttgtcatttcgcattttgagggaacccATCCCTGCAAAATGCTCGGTACCTACGTTTCAGGCGTAcaatggtacctcagatcccgcagctcACCTACG AtacttccctgcaagcttgacgggatcagcaTTGGCGTGGTACGACAACTTACTAGCacactcaattgactcttttgagcagTTGTCTATGGTATTCTTGGAAACATGCATGTATAACAAATCTACGAAGGCAGGGTTAGATATGCTATTTGCTTTAGTTATCGGACCCCGAGAAACAAtgatgcaatacacagacagATGGCAAAAGACGTGCCAAGCAATCAGGAAAGTCATTCATGAAATTAACATTAATTTCTATAAGTacagacttgatagaacctcagctatCTTCGTGGAGCTCCACAACCGAGCCCTCGATTCTAAAGGGGAGCTTCGGGTCATCCAGGATCGCTACATCAGGCTTGAGGAAattcagaaggacaaccccagggcgcaGACAAAAGCAACAACGACTCCGCAATGA